Proteins encoded in a region of the Diospyros lotus cultivar Yz01 chromosome 9, ASM1463336v1, whole genome shotgun sequence genome:
- the LOC127810060 gene encoding E3 ubiquitin-protein ligase At3g02290-like, with protein MGTVCCCLRDDWEGYFNPNSSVYRNCLCFRCFLQNLLHVYALLFHRGEGYTLPSTIQGSTALTSTSSLDNALSDIYRSPPRPLPYDADPRYFRLQQDGGVSRREKGSSHSQEETEPLRSYTGADSDSLSARDKCNESTCEEGSKENHARSSLKFSTTETTGFAHIYSSSEEEDFCPTCLEEYTPENPKIITKCFHHFHLGCIYEWMERSESCPVCGKVMAFDETT; from the exons ATGGGTACTGTTTGCTGTTGCTTGCGCGATGATTGGGAAGGTTATTTTAATCCAAACAGTTCAGTGTACAGAAACTGTTTATGTTTTCGTTGCTTTCTTCAGAACTTGTTACACGTG TATGCATTATTATTTCACAGAGGGGAAGGATACACATTACCTTCAACCATCCAGGGGAGTACTGCTTTGACTTCTACATCATCACTTGACAATGCTCTTTCTGATATATATCGTTCTCCTCCAAGGCCCTTGCCTTATGATGCCGATCCCCGTTATTTCCGCTTGCAACAGGATGGAGGGGTCTCAAGAAGGGAGAAAGGTTCAAGCCATTCACAGGAGGAAACTGAACCACTAAGAAGTTATACTGGTGCAGATTCTGACTCTTTAAGTGCCAGGGACAAATGTAATGAGTCTACATGTGAAGAAGGATCAAAAGAAAACCATGCTAGGTCTTCATTAAAGTTCTCAACTACAGAAACAACTGGATTTGCACATATTTACTCTTCTTCCGAAGAGGAAGATTTCTGCCCAACGTGTCTTGAAg AATATACTCCGGAAAACCCCAAGATAATTACCAAATGTTTTCACCATTTCCACCTGGGTTGCATATACGAGTGGATGGAGAGAAGTGAAAGCTGTCCTGTTTGTGGCAAG GTAATGGCATTTGATGAAACGACATGA
- the LOC127810580 gene encoding pollen-specific leucine-rich repeat extensin-like protein 4: MGSHGRLWFLSMIVLTVFINDLVLSEAKNEKKLQLPSAVVVGTVYCDACFQEGFSNTSHFISGALVAVECGGTSFRRQVETNEKGDFRVHLPFSVSKHAKKIKGCSAKLISSSEPNCAVASPAASSSSSLHLKARNIQGTHVFSAGLLAFKPRKRPELCSQKPKDEFSAQKSLKPTPNGISFPPQLQDPPAGRGLLPPLPELPPLPVQLPPLTPLPAIPGFPPESSGQPNTARKSELLPNGKVEQQELVQPLPLVPLLPLPPVFGVPLPPNPFQPPSVLPPAIPNPLQPSPSILPPIPILQPPPSIFPPNPFQPSPPSFNLPPIPSLFPSPPPPPAFPFPLPPIFPGIPPAAPSSKKTSSSP; encoded by the exons ATGGGAAGCCATGGAAGGCTTTGGTTTCTTAGTATGATTGTTCTTACCGTGTTTATTAATGATCTTGTTCTTTCAGAGGCTAAGAATGAGAAGAAGCTGCAGCTTCCATCTGCTGTTGTTGTGGGCACTGTCTACTGTGACGCTTGCTTCCAGGAGGGTTTCTCCAACACCAGTCACTTCATTTCAG GGGCCCTGGTTGCAGTAGAGTGTGGAGGCACGAGTTTCCGCCGGCAAGTCGAGACAAATGAGAAAGGAGATTTCAGAGTTCATCTGCCTTTCTCAGTATCCAAACACGCCAAGAAAATCAAGGGATGCTCCGCGAAGTTGATCAGCAGCAGCGAGCCCAATTGCGCAGTGGCCTCGCCGGCAGCTTCGTCTTCATCTTCACTCCATCTCAAAGCCAGAAACATTCAAGGAACTCACGTTTTCTCAGCTGGGCTTCTGGCATTCAAGCCTCGGAAACGGCCGGAGCTATGCAGCCAAAAACCAAAAGATGAATTCAGTGCCCAAAAATCCTTGAAACCAACTCCAAATGGAATAAGCTTCCCGCCGCAGCTTCAAGATCCTCCCGCTGGTCGAGGCCTCTTGCCTCCTCTACCGGAGCTTCCACCTCTGCCAGTTCAGCTCCCTCCTCTAACCCCTCTTCCAGCAATTCCAGGATTTCCTCCAGAAAGTTCTGGGCAGCCAAACACTGCAAGAAAATCTGAATTGCTGCCAAATGGAAAGGTGGAGCAGCAAGAATTAGTCCAGCCACTGCCACTAGTACCTTTGCTGCCATTGCCACCCGTCTTCGGGGTTCCGCTTCCTCCAAACCCGTTCCAGCCGCCGTCAGTGCTGCCACCAGCAATTCCAAATCCCTTACAGCCATCGCCGTCAATCCTTCCTCCCATTCCAATACTTCAGCCGCCGCCATCAATATTTCCTCCCAACCCATTTCAGCCATCGCCGCCATCTTTCAATCTGCCGCCGATACCCAGCCTGTTTCCTTCTCCTCCGCCGCCGCCAGCCTTCCCCTTTCCTCTTCCTCCAATATTCCCCGGCATTCCACCTGCAGCTCCTTCCTCCAAGAAAACCTCTAGCTCTCCTTGA
- the LOC127810059 gene encoding uncharacterized protein LOC127810059 isoform X1 has product MPLPNDHPVDSGGGGGCCWAASFHTFASLTHAFSLSSKLLDSRKICRYTRFMAQAVGNNAEKKLIRIDISSDTVCPWCFVGKRNLDKAVDSTKDQYNFEIRWHPYFLNPSAPKEGIGKQEYYEDKFGLQKERIFSRMTEIFRSLGLEYDTSGLTGNTMDSHRLIYFAGQQGLDKQHSLVEELFLGYFVQGKYIGDREFLLECARKVGVEGAAAFLEDLNNGLQEVNEEVKKYSANVTGVPHYVINGKVQLSGGQPPNIFLRAFQAVASSSA; this is encoded by the exons ATGCCCTTACCTAACGATCACCCCGTGGatagtggtggtggtggtggttgttgCTGGGCAGCTTCGTTTCATACATTCGCATCGCTTACACATGCGTTTAGTCTCTCCTCCAAACTTCTCGATTCCCGGAAAATTTGCAG ATACACCAGGTTCATGGCTCAAGCAGTGGGTAACAATGCTGAGAAGAAGCTTATTCGAATTGATATCAGCTCAGACACTGTATGCCCATGGTGTTTTGTGGGCAAAAGAAATTTGGACAAAGCAGTAGATTCGACAAAGGATCAATATAATTTTGAG ATTAGGTGGCACCCATATTTTCTTAATCCTTCTGCCCCTAAAGAAGGCATTGGCAAGCAAGAATATTATGAGGATAAATTTGGATTGCAGAAGGAACGCATCTTTTCTCGGATGACAGAG ATCTTCAGGAGTCTTGGACTGGAGTATGACACTTCTGGTCTCAC GGGAAATACTATGGACAGCCACAGGCTTATATATTTTGCTGGCCAACAGGGTCTTGACAAGCAACATAGTCTTGTGGAGGAGCTGTTCCTTGGCTACTTCGTGCAGGGAAAGTATATTGGTGACAG GGAATTTCTCTTGGAATGTGCAAGAAAGGTCGGAGTAGAAGGGGCAGCTGCGTTTCTTGAGGATCTGAATAACGGGTTACAGGAG GTTAATGAGGAGGTCAAGAAGTACTCGGCCAATGTCACGGGAGTCCCACATTATGTG ATTAATGGGAAGGTGCAGCTTAGTGGTGGCCAACCGCCAAACATCTTCTTGAGAGCTTTCCAAGCAGTTGCTAGTAGCAGTGCCTAG
- the LOC127810059 gene encoding uncharacterized protein LOC127810059 isoform X2 — protein MPLPNDHPVDSGGGGGCCWAASFHTFASLTHAFSLSSKLLDSRKICRYTRFMAQAVGNNAEKKLIRIDISSDTVCPWCFVGKRNLDKAVDSTKDQYNFEIRWHPYFLNPSAPKEGIGKQEYYEDKFGLQKERIFSRMTEIFRSLGLEYDTSGLTGNTMDSHRLIYFAGQQGLDKQHSLVEELFLGYFVQGKYIGDREFLLECARKVGVEGAAAFLEDLNNGLQEVNEEVKKYSANVTGVPHYVVRDTSITLHSKILMGRCSLVVANRQTSS, from the exons ATGCCCTTACCTAACGATCACCCCGTGGatagtggtggtggtggtggttgttgCTGGGCAGCTTCGTTTCATACATTCGCATCGCTTACACATGCGTTTAGTCTCTCCTCCAAACTTCTCGATTCCCGGAAAATTTGCAG ATACACCAGGTTCATGGCTCAAGCAGTGGGTAACAATGCTGAGAAGAAGCTTATTCGAATTGATATCAGCTCAGACACTGTATGCCCATGGTGTTTTGTGGGCAAAAGAAATTTGGACAAAGCAGTAGATTCGACAAAGGATCAATATAATTTTGAG ATTAGGTGGCACCCATATTTTCTTAATCCTTCTGCCCCTAAAGAAGGCATTGGCAAGCAAGAATATTATGAGGATAAATTTGGATTGCAGAAGGAACGCATCTTTTCTCGGATGACAGAG ATCTTCAGGAGTCTTGGACTGGAGTATGACACTTCTGGTCTCAC GGGAAATACTATGGACAGCCACAGGCTTATATATTTTGCTGGCCAACAGGGTCTTGACAAGCAACATAGTCTTGTGGAGGAGCTGTTCCTTGGCTACTTCGTGCAGGGAAAGTATATTGGTGACAG GGAATTTCTCTTGGAATGTGCAAGAAAGGTCGGAGTAGAAGGGGCAGCTGCGTTTCTTGAGGATCTGAATAACGGGTTACAGGAG GTTAATGAGGAGGTCAAGAAGTACTCGGCCAATGTCACGGGAGTCCCACATTATGTGGTGCGTGATACAAGCATCACATTGCATAGCAAAAT ATTAATGGGAAGGTGCAGCTTAGTGGTGGCCAACCGCCAAACATCTTCTTGA
- the LOC127810059 gene encoding uncharacterized protein LOC127810059 isoform X4 — translation MAQAVGNNAEKKLIRIDISSDTVCPWCFVGKRNLDKAVDSTKDQYNFEIRWHPYFLNPSAPKEGIGKQEYYEDKFGLQKERIFSRMTEIFRSLGLEYDTSGLTGNTMDSHRLIYFAGQQGLDKQHSLVEELFLGYFVQGKYIGDREFLLECARKVGVEGAAAFLEDLNNGLQEVNEEVKKYSANVTGVPHYVINGKVQLSGGQPPNIFLRAFQAVASSSA, via the exons ATGGCTCAAGCAGTGGGTAACAATGCTGAGAAGAAGCTTATTCGAATTGATATCAGCTCAGACACTGTATGCCCATGGTGTTTTGTGGGCAAAAGAAATTTGGACAAAGCAGTAGATTCGACAAAGGATCAATATAATTTTGAG ATTAGGTGGCACCCATATTTTCTTAATCCTTCTGCCCCTAAAGAAGGCATTGGCAAGCAAGAATATTATGAGGATAAATTTGGATTGCAGAAGGAACGCATCTTTTCTCGGATGACAGAG ATCTTCAGGAGTCTTGGACTGGAGTATGACACTTCTGGTCTCAC GGGAAATACTATGGACAGCCACAGGCTTATATATTTTGCTGGCCAACAGGGTCTTGACAAGCAACATAGTCTTGTGGAGGAGCTGTTCCTTGGCTACTTCGTGCAGGGAAAGTATATTGGTGACAG GGAATTTCTCTTGGAATGTGCAAGAAAGGTCGGAGTAGAAGGGGCAGCTGCGTTTCTTGAGGATCTGAATAACGGGTTACAGGAG GTTAATGAGGAGGTCAAGAAGTACTCGGCCAATGTCACGGGAGTCCCACATTATGTG ATTAATGGGAAGGTGCAGCTTAGTGGTGGCCAACCGCCAAACATCTTCTTGAGAGCTTTCCAAGCAGTTGCTAGTAGCAGTGCCTAG
- the LOC127810059 gene encoding uncharacterized protein LOC127810059 isoform X3 — translation MRLVSPPNFSIPGKFADCRYTRFMAQAVGNNAEKKLIRIDISSDTVCPWCFVGKRNLDKAVDSTKDQYNFEIRWHPYFLNPSAPKEGIGKQEYYEDKFGLQKERIFSRMTEIFRSLGLEYDTSGLTGNTMDSHRLIYFAGQQGLDKQHSLVEELFLGYFVQGKYIGDREFLLECARKVGVEGAAAFLEDLNNGLQEVNEEVKKYSANVTGVPHYVINGKVQLSGGQPPNIFLRAFQAVASSSA, via the exons ATGCGTTTAGTCTCTCCTCCAAACTTCTCGATTCCCGGAAAATTTGCAG ATTGCAGATACACCAGGTTCATGGCTCAAGCAGTGGGTAACAATGCTGAGAAGAAGCTTATTCGAATTGATATCAGCTCAGACACTGTATGCCCATGGTGTTTTGTGGGCAAAAGAAATTTGGACAAAGCAGTAGATTCGACAAAGGATCAATATAATTTTGAG ATTAGGTGGCACCCATATTTTCTTAATCCTTCTGCCCCTAAAGAAGGCATTGGCAAGCAAGAATATTATGAGGATAAATTTGGATTGCAGAAGGAACGCATCTTTTCTCGGATGACAGAG ATCTTCAGGAGTCTTGGACTGGAGTATGACACTTCTGGTCTCAC GGGAAATACTATGGACAGCCACAGGCTTATATATTTTGCTGGCCAACAGGGTCTTGACAAGCAACATAGTCTTGTGGAGGAGCTGTTCCTTGGCTACTTCGTGCAGGGAAAGTATATTGGTGACAG GGAATTTCTCTTGGAATGTGCAAGAAAGGTCGGAGTAGAAGGGGCAGCTGCGTTTCTTGAGGATCTGAATAACGGGTTACAGGAG GTTAATGAGGAGGTCAAGAAGTACTCGGCCAATGTCACGGGAGTCCCACATTATGTG ATTAATGGGAAGGTGCAGCTTAGTGGTGGCCAACCGCCAAACATCTTCTTGAGAGCTTTCCAAGCAGTTGCTAGTAGCAGTGCCTAG